Sequence from the Actinomyces slackii genome:
GGCCAGGTCCGCGGGGGCGTCGGGGGCATCCGGCTCGGGCACCAGGAGGTAGGCGGTCACTGAGCCGACGTTGCCGCCGGCGGCCGTCCAGCGGCGCAGCTTGTTGCGGGGGTCCTCGGGGTCGGCGCCCGGCTCCAGGGGCTCGCGCACGCCGACCGCCAGGGCCAGGACGGTGGCCACCTCGACCAGTGACGGCAGTGCCGGCCCTGGGCCGGCCTCGGTCAGGGGCGGGGCGGGTGTGGGCGGTGTGGGCGGTGTGGGCCAGGGCCGCTCCAGCAGGCCCAGGTCGGCCGGCGGCAGGGGGGTGCGCGGGCAGACCGGCCAGTCGCGGAACTCGTGCTGGAGGCGCAGGTTGGAGGGCTTGTAGTGCTGCTGGTGGCCCTTGGAGTCGACGAAGGCGGCCGGGGGGATGGCCACGGACTGCTCGTAGCGGGCTCCGATGGGGGCGGTGGGGGACACCGGTGCGCCGTCGTCGCCGCTGATGGAGCACACCGGGCAGCCGGGGCGGGTCACGGCCGGCCGGTCGGTGTGGGCCAGGGTCTCCAGGTCGATGCGTCGCGAGTCCCCGGGCAGGTGGATGGTCGTGGCGCGGGCGATGAGCTCGGCCACGGCCCGGGCGGCCAGGCCGACGACGATGTCGCGGCGCGCCGCTGACGGCGCGGGCCCGGCCTCATCCTCTCCGCTGGAGGCGCACTCCAGGCAGGGGGAGAAGGCCGGATCCACGTAGGGCCCGATGGTCACGGCCCCATCCTCGGCGCGCACTCGCAGCAGGGGCAGGCCCGCCTGCCAGCAGCGCTGGGCCATCCCCGCGATCCCGGGGGCCTTGTCCGCGGCGGTCTCGATGAGGACGGCCAGGGTGTCATCGTCCTGCGGGTCTCCGGCGCGCACCGCCAGGGTGGGCTCCAGGGCGGCCACCAGCTCGTCGGCCAGATCGGCTGCCGGCCCAGTGGTGCCCGGACCGGTCAGGACGACGACGCGCGCGGCGCCCAGGCGTCGGGCGGCGTCCTGCCAGGAGTCGTTGACCCCGGTGGAGTCCCCCAGGCGGGAGAGCAGGCAGGCCAGCTCCGGGGCGGGGCCGGGCTCCTGGAGGGGCGGGGTGTCTCCCTCCTCGACGATGCCGCCGGTCCACAGCAGGGAGACCGCCTGGAAGGCGGCCTGGGCCCCGATGCCCGTGTCCTGGCCGATCTGCTCGATGCTGCGGCTGGCGTCGCAGGCCTCCAGCAGGTCTGCCAGGTGCTCGCGCGCGAAGGCCCCGCCCAGGACCTGGGT
This genomic interval carries:
- a CDS encoding TOMM precursor leader peptide-binding protein, translated to MAGSVMRADDVGRAARSDLQFRIPRRPVMRLGLHARLSDEGLVIDGARKTQVLGGAFAREHLADLLEACDASRSIEQIGQDTGIGAQAAFQAVSLLWTGGIVEEGDTPPLQEPGPAPELACLLSRLGDSTGVNDSWQDAARRLGAARVVVLTGPGTTGPAADLADELVAALEPTLAVRAGDPQDDDTLAVLIETAADKAPGIAGMAQRCWQAGLPLLRVRAEDGAVTIGPYVDPAFSPCLECASSGEDEAGPAPSAARRDIVVGLAARAVAELIARATTIHLPGDSRRIDLETLAHTDRPAVTRPGCPVCSISGDDGAPVSPTAPIGARYEQSVAIPPAAFVDSKGHQQHYKPSNLRLQHEFRDWPVCPRTPLPPADLGLLERPWPTPPTPPTPAPPLTEAGPGPALPSLVEVATVLALAVGVREPLEPGADPEDPRNKLRRWTAAGGNVGSVTAYLLVPEPDAPDAPADLAPGTYTYIERDHALALVGPPPLAPRSGLRLVLTGNVDKLARKYFAFGLRLAIQDCGCSFAVIRLVAQALGLPMRAWALWDEQELAAQLGTDPRREPVCAVVDLKGRHAL